A window of Mangifera indica cultivar Alphonso chromosome 11, CATAS_Mindica_2.1, whole genome shotgun sequence contains these coding sequences:
- the LOC123228795 gene encoding reticuline oxidase-like produces the protein MATFLTNPFPLFIFFFLVSYPVSLFASSTNQIISCLTQYKINNFTTFPIRTNNSSTYYYHLLNFSIQNLRFTDSWVPKPLAIVLPKSVEEISNTVLCCRRLSLEIRVRCGGHSYEGTSAFASDGASFLIIDMINLNKVAVDLTSETAWVGGGATLGETYYAIAEASNVHGFSAGSCPTVGVGGHIGGGGFGLLSRKYGVAADHVVDALLVDANGRLLNREGMGEDVFWAIRGGGGGVWGIVYAWKIKLIKVPKIVTSFIISRQGTKSHVENLVNKWQHIAPNLIDDFYITCFVGAGLPEAEKIGEISATFKGFYLGPRNEALSIVKQAFPDVQLGEEDCKEMSWIESILFFSGLSKGSSILDLKNRYLQDKNYFKAKSDYVKTPISASGISSLVESLENEAKGYVILDPYGGTMERISGEDIPFPHRKGNLFTIQYLVAWYEEDNDKSKKYIEWIRDLYGKMTEFVSWGPRCAYINYMDIDLGEMELINSSDQNEDAVEIARVWGEKYFLKNYDRLVKAKTIIDPNNVFTNQQGIPPMSNHFVRIKSEE, from the coding sequence ATGGCCACCTTTCTTACCAACCCTTTTcctctcttcatcttcttcttccttgtttcATACCCTGTTTCTCTTTTCGCTTCCTCAACAAACCAAATCATCTCCTGTTTAACTCAATATAAAATCAACAACTTCACCACCTTTCCCATCAGAACAAACAACTCTTCAACTTACTACTACCACCTCCTAAATTTTTCCATTCAAAATCTTCGGTTTACCGACTCTTGGGTCCCCAAACCGCTCGCCATTGTCTTGCCCAAGAGTGTGGAGGAAATATCCAACACAGTCTTGTGCTGTAGGAGATTGTCCCTTGAAATTAGGGTTAGGTGTGGGGGACACAGCTATGAAGGAACGTCAGCCTTCGCCAGCGATGGAgcttcatttttaataattgatatgaTCAATTTGAACAAGGTGGCGGTGGACTTGACTTCGGAAACAGCTTGGGTAGGAGGCGGTGCAACGCTTGGAGAGACGTACTATGCCATTGCGGAGGCGAGTAATGTCCATGGATTCTCAGCGGGGTCTTGCCCAACGGTGGGGGTTGGTGGACACATTGGCGGTGGAGGGTTTGGGTTGTTGTCGAGAAAATATGGAGTTGCAGCTGATCATGTGGTGGATGCTTTACTTGTTGATGCAAATGGAAGGTTGTTGAATAGGGAAGGCATGGGAGAAGATGTGTTTTGGGCCATTAGAGGAGGAGGTGGAGGAGTCTGGGGCATTGTTTATGCATGGAAAATCAAATTGATCAAAGTGCCAAAAATTGTGACAAGTTTTATTATCTCTAGACAAGGCACAAAATCTCATGTAGAAAATTTAGTAAACAAATGGCAACACATAGCACCCaatttgattgatgatttttaCATAACTTGTTTTGTGGGAGCTGGATTGCCTGAGGCTGAAAAGATTGGAGAAATTTCAGCTACATTTAAAGGGTTCTATCTTGGTCCAAGAAATGAAGCTTTATCAATTGTAAAACAAGCTTTTCCTGACGTACAACTCGGAGAAGAAGATTGCAAAGAAATGAGTTGGATTGAGTCAATTTTATTCTTCTCTGGGTTAAGTAAAGGAAGCTCAATATTAGACCTGAAAAACAGGTATTTACAAGACAAGAACTACTTCAAAGCAAAATCAGATTATGTGAAAACTCCAATTTCAGCCTCAGGGATAAGTTCATTAGTAGAAAGTCTTGAAAATGAGGCAAAAGGGTATGTAATTTTAGACCCTTATGGTGGAACAATGGAGAGGATAAGTGGTGAGGACATTCCATTTCCTCACAGGAAAGGCAATTTGTTTACAATTCAATACTTGGTGGCATGGTATGAAGAGGATAATGACAAGAGCAAGAAATACATTGAATGGATAAGGGATTTGTATGGTAAAATGACAGAATTTGTATCATGGGGGCCAAGGTGTGCTTATATAAATTACATGGATATTGATTTGGGAGAGATGGAATTAATAAATTCAAGTGATCAAAATGAGGATGCAGTGGAAATAGCTAGGGTTTGGGGTGAAAAATACTTCTTGAAAAATTATGATAGATTGGTTAAAGCTAAAACGATTATTGACCCAAATAATGTGTTTACTAATCAACAAGGGATCCCTCCCATGTCTAATCATTTTGTGAGAATTAAGAGTGAGGAGTAA